In Anopheles gambiae chromosome 2, idAnoGambNW_F1_1, whole genome shotgun sequence, a single window of DNA contains:
- the LOC3292410 gene encoding uncharacterized protein LOC3292410 isoform X5: MSEMYREVPLIQQAIVGGNESKSLSISSGGYNAMLMDSKTPEIAGGFRLNHIVNGVTLLNRFIYWRTCRETILFSEICLDRNDIYFEMKITFEGSPVLAIQCCKTSNSPLIMIIVTTAFVHRISVEMPASMDHQKRFLHDSIISHLNENNMLDPLNCYNFTNDIATTSKPLFRSTLEHLSLYYKLTQFLN; encoded by the exons ATGTCTGAAATGTACAGAGAAGTTCCTTTGATCCAGCAAGCAATTGTTGGTGGCAACGAATCAAAATCGCTCAGCATTTCTTCTG GTGGTTACAATGCTATGCTTATGGACTCGAAAACGCCCGAAATTGCTGGTGGCTTCCGATTGAACCATATCGTCAACGGAGTGACGCTCTTAAATCGTTTCATATACTG GCGAACATGCAGAGAAACCATTTTATTTAGCGAAATATGTTTGGACAGAAACGACATTtactttgaaatgaaaataacttttGAAGGAAGTCCTGTTCTTGCAATACAATGCTGCAAAACTTCAAATTCTCCATTAATCATGATAATCGTTACAACTGCTTTTGTTCATCGGATATCAGTTGAAATGCCTGCATCAATGGATCACCAGAAACGCTTTCTACATGATTCTATTATTTCTCAtctaaatgaaaacaacatgTTGGATCCTTTAAACTGTTATAATTTTACTAATGATATAG CAACAACATCCAAACCTCTTTTTCGTTCAACGCTCGAACATCTGTCACTTTACTACAAGCTTACGCAGTTTCTCAACTGA
- the LOC3292410 gene encoding nuclear pore complex protein Nup160 homolog isoform X2, which produces MSEMYREVPLIQQAIVGGNESKSLSISSGGYNAMLMDSKTPEIAGGFRLNHIVNGVTLLNRFIYWRTCRETILFSEICLDRNDIYFEMKITFEGSPVLAIQCCKTSNSPLIMIIVTTAFVHRISVEMPASMDHQKRFLHDSIISHLNENNMLDPLNCYNFTNDIGQVVPVAATVTNTSNNMQCQIAIACTNSLHLLALRIEGDKIEANCSELDHNPLTISKLIHSIADSWRGKSDSSQVVTLSFDQGMSENQTFLYTLHRNGTLRVWLLSGRCLASEYLSKYTQSSETEFHTSILRCSQSLLALYFSFQTFSEFIVIRPEVSYDSSTGAISSVVLKTQCTILAPNNDLIDFKLSDERLWTLWCNAEGETQALFYELNVEGNENIHNVWSPVILENISDKEHQPLEAGINLKDVYCNRIFQSGIFSDTVIRKSLLMFNRNIASVTTNSSGMYSSMLRLKRYAITCMENQLQLECVSLRQNGPLDEDQIQEISNGLWEKFYLYCMQYRFESSRPIGLFICEKEQKNTSFFNAGIIREKYVSFFRICDGVEVAFFAPIIYDRLWPIENVLKDEHEMMLLVTFLSEVEQALTMDQKDKLDSFIHQRQGWENNDNNLSLIGAAQHQLLVLKLLPGFLQRISNLPKAIEKFLEYLQPVNKEQYISECQTKSLGCTVYGSNELSNEIALSTAKQTIQLRYILLRNLLLVQHVMERHSHFHYHIIDAIQSKIRPDTENTLRCYHVMNWIAHRQLDIDWTKCNNIQTSFSFNARTSVTLLQAYAVSQLSNEILFRTNAVSSLHTINLLTLRQKTNLIIAYICPSSDDFLFGEWLSKNELHVHIDEYVRLLCNWCQWNSCSRNFIKAKSCLAIGDTFKALDLFPLSWKGIHNERMLKKILSQDEKLPVITPYASLSAFHLKLIRLFRKYGAHDGVLKLVHSGIDNTLQPVQQTMFQSIEFSCHVDLGHYEEAYNTLIKNCEPARKKDCLRQLVCLLFAVRRLDILLDLPYYGLEEEFTSIVGMSARSADISDCIQYDFLYSFYMNKKNLRRSAIISYEECMRNCFECSSLNHLNRYFNCIMKCLNSLSVTKESYAWIDCPIIDKIEASHIAQDDKIEIVDAKRLEEQLITVHCALLLSTKNDGCKLVTSLDATNLISLMLKQKLYRSAMKLARCRARSMVPTIYEHLTSSCIEASSSANFTASTIDAIEDYAGIPWLNDNGVSDVLSVSHSVTSVWNYLRYTLDQEEDTLVIDAYLAVLNRILSRCAYIPSWLKNWCFENIPIQFIRAYLRHGRLEEAYEYTIELFRTIFFSAGRFNQHTIFPLTMCEYLLYELDNSSIHDKKKHLECYLRIIEVAL; this is translated from the exons ATGTCTGAAATGTACAGAGAAGTTCCTTTGATCCAGCAAGCAATTGTTGGTGGCAACGAATCAAAATCGCTCAGCATTTCTTCTG GTGGTTACAATGCTATGCTTATGGACTCGAAAACGCCCGAAATTGCTGGTGGCTTCCGATTGAACCATATCGTCAACGGAGTGACGCTCTTAAATCGTTTCATATACTG GCGAACATGCAGAGAAACCATTTTATTTAGCGAAATATGTTTGGACAGAAACGACATTtactttgaaatgaaaataacttttGAAGGAAGTCCTGTTCTTGCAATACAATGCTGCAAAACTTCAAATTCTCCATTAATCATGATAATCGTTACAACTGCTTTTGTTCATCGGATATCAGTTGAAATGCCTGCATCAATGGATCACCAGAAACGCTTTCTACATGATTCTATTATTTCTCAtctaaatgaaaacaacatgTTGGATCCTTTAAACTGTTATAATTTTACTAATGATATAG GACAAGTAGTTCCGGTCGCTGCAACTGTCACCAATACAAGTAATAATATGCAATGCCAAATTGCAATCGCATGTACAAATTCTCTTCATTTACTGGCGTTAAGAATAGAAGGCGATAAAATTGAGGCTAACTGCTCTGAACTCGATCACAATCCTTTAACCATCTCCAAATTAATTCATTCAATTGCTGATTCTTGGCGAGGAAAATCTGATTCTAGTCAAGTAGTCACATTGTCATTTGACCAAGGGATGTCAGAGAATCAAACATTCCTTTATACGTTGCATCGAAATGGAACATTGCGCGTATGGCTCCTTAGTGGCCGATGTTTGGCTTCGGAATATTTGTCAAAATACACCCAAAGCAGTGAAACAGAAT TTCATACTTCTATCTTACGGTGCTCACAGTCATTGCTAGCCTTATATTTTTCGTTTCAAACGTTTTCGGAGTTCATAGTTATACGTCCAGAAGTTTCATACGATTCTAGTACGGGAGCTATTTCATCGGTTGTATTGAAAACACAATGTACTATTTTAGCGCCGAATAACGATCTTATTGATTTCAAACTAAGTGATGAGCGTTTATGGACATTATGGTGCAACGCTGAAGGTGAAACACAAGCATTGTTTTATGAACTTAACGTCGAAGGTAATGAAAATATACATAATGTGTGGTCTCCTGTAATTTTGGAAAACATAAGCGATAAAGAACATCAACCACTAGAAGCTGGCATTAACCTGAAAGATGTCTACTGTAATCGCATTTTTCAGTCTGGTATTTTTTCAGATACAGTTATCAGAAAATCGCTGTTG aTGTTTAATCGTAATATTGCAAGTGTAACAACTAATTCAAGTGGAATGTATTCTAGCATGCTTAGATTGAAGCGTTACGCAATAACTTGCATGGAAAACCAGTTACAATTAGAATGCGTCTCGTTGCGACAAAATGGCCCTTTGGACGAGGATCAAATACAAGAAATATCAAATGGTCTTTGGGAGAAATTTTACTTGTATTGCATGCAGTACCGGTTTGAATCTTCTCGACCAATTGGATTGTTCATTTgcgaaaaagaacaaaaaaatacatcattttTTAATGCTGGAATAATAAGAGAAAAATATGTTAGTTTCTTTCGCATTTGTGACGGCGTAGAGGTTGCGTTTTTTGCGCCAATCATTTATGATCGCTTATGGCCCATCGAAAATGTGCTTAAAGACGAGCACGAAATGATGCTCCTTGTGACATTTTTGAGTGAAGTCGAACAAGCACTTACCATGGATCAAAAAGATAAACTCGACAGTTTCATACATCAACGGCAAGGATGggaaaacaacgataataattTATCGCTTATAGGAGCAGCTCAACATCAACTTCTAGTGCTT AAATTGTTACCTGGTTTTTTACAACGCATTTCTAATTTGCCAAAAGCAATCGAGAAATTTCTTGAGTACTTACAACCAGTAAATAAAGAACAATATATTTCAGAATGTCAGACAAAATCACTTGGATGTACAGTATACGGTAGTAATGAATTATCTAATGAAATAGCATtatcaacagcaaaacaaacaatacagTTGCGATATATCCTACTACGTAACCTGTTACTGGTACAACACGTAATGGAACGTCATAGCCATTTCCACTATCATATCATCGATGCAATACAGTCAAAAATTCGTCCAGACACTGAAAACACATTAAGATGTTATCATGTTATGAATTGGATAGCACACAGGCAATTAGATATTGACTGGACCAAATG CAACAACATCCAAACCTCTTTTTCGTTCAACGCTCGAACATCTGTCACTTTACTACAAGCTTACGCAGTTTCTCAACTGAGTAATGAGATATTGTTTAGAACAAACGCAGTATCGTCACTTCATACAATTAATCTACTAACCTTGCGACAGAAAACAAACTTAATTATTGCGTACAT CTGTCCCTCTAGTGATGATTTCTTGTTCGGTGAATGGCTTTCGAAGAATGAGTTACATGTACATATAGACGAGTATGTTCGTTTGTTATGCAATTGGTGCCAATGGAACAGCTGCTCAA GAAACTTCATTAAAGCAAAGTCTTGCCTGGCGATAGGAGATACATTTAAAGCACTTGATCTTTTCCCGTTATCTTGGAAAGGAATACATAATGAGcgaatgttgaaaaaaatcttGTCCCAAGATGAAAAATTACCTGTTATAACGCCATATGCCTCACTTTCTGCATTTCATTTGAAACTTATTCGTCTTTTTCGAAAATATGGAGCTCATGATGGTGTTCTCAAATTAGTGCATTCTGGAATCGACAATACGCTTCAACCAGTACAGCAG ACTATGTTTCAGAGCATTGAATTCAGCTGCCACGTTGATTTGGGACATTATGAAGAAGCCTATAACACTCTAATAAAAAATTGTGAACCAGCACGCAAAAAAGATTGTTTGAGACAATTAGTTTGTCTATTGTTTGCTGTGAGACGTTTGGATATACTTTTAGATTTACCTTACTATGGATTGGAAGAAGAATTCACCAGCATTGTAGGCATGAGTGCTCGTTCTGCAGATATCAGTGATTGCATACAATATGATTTTCTGTATTCATTttatatgaacaaaaaaaatttacGTAGAA gCGCTATTATATCTTATGAAGAATGCATGAGAAATTGTTTTGAATGTAGCAGTCTCAATCACCTTAACAGATACTTTAATTGTATAatgaaatgtttaaattcgTTGAGCGTCACCAAAGAATCTTATGCTTGGATTGATTGTCCAATCATCGATAAAATCGAG gCAAGCCATATCGCCCAGGACgacaaaattgaaatagttgATGCAAAACGACTTGAAGAACAGCTAATAACTGTGCATTGTGCTCTTTTGCTTTCTACAAAAAATGACGGTTGCAAGCTTGTTACATCGCTTGATGCCACCAATCTAATTTCATTAATGTTGAAGCAAAAACTATATCGTTCTGCAATGAAATTAGCGCGATGCCGTGCGCGGTCCATGGTGCCAACCATTTACGAACATTTAACGAGCTCCTGCATAGAAGCATCCTCTTCCGCGAATTTTACTGCGTCGACGATTGATGCAATTGAAGATTATGCTGGTATACCATGGCTAAATGATAATGGTGTGTCAGATGTATTGTCTGTTTCTCATAGTGTTACATCTGTATGGAACTATCTACGTTATACTTTGGACCAAGAAGAGGATACTCTGGTTATCGACGCATATTTGGCGGTACTTAATCGCATTCTATCAAGATGTGCGTATATTCCGTCATGGCTGAAAAACTGGTGCTTCGAAAATATACCCATCCAGTTCATTCGTGCTTATCTACGCCATGGTCGTTTGGAAGAAGCTTACGAATATACAATAGAGTTGTTTCggacgattttttttagtgCCGGCCGATTTAATCAGCATACAATTTTCCCACTAACGATGTGTGAGTATTTGCTGTATGAACTGGATAATTCTTCAATCCATGATAAA aAGAAGCATCTGGAATGTTATTTGCGAATAATTGAAGTGGCTCTTTaa
- the LOC3292410 gene encoding uncharacterized protein LOC3292410 isoform X6, which translates to MSEMYREVPLIQQAIVGGNESKSLSISSGGYNAMLMDSKTPEIAGGFRLNHIVNGVTLLNRFIYCSGRSGGAVVNSNDLTTCPPWVQVPNSPCPHT; encoded by the exons ATGTCTGAAATGTACAGAGAAGTTCCTTTGATCCAGCAAGCAATTGTTGGTGGCAACGAATCAAAATCGCTCAGCATTTCTTCTG GTGGTTACAATGCTATGCTTATGGACTCGAAAACGCCCGAAATTGCTGGTGGCTTCCGATTGAACCATATCGTCAACGGAGTGACGCTCTTAAATCGTTTCATATACTG TTccggccggtctggtggtgcagtcgtcaactcgaacgacttaacaacatgcccgccatgggttcaagtccccaATAgtccgtgcccccatacgtag
- the LOC3292410 gene encoding uncharacterized protein LOC3292410 isoform X7, giving the protein MSEMYREVPLIQQAIVGGNESKSLSISSGGYNAMLMDSKTPEIAGGFRLNHIVNGVTLLNRFIYWTSSSGRCNCHQYK; this is encoded by the exons ATGTCTGAAATGTACAGAGAAGTTCCTTTGATCCAGCAAGCAATTGTTGGTGGCAACGAATCAAAATCGCTCAGCATTTCTTCTG GTGGTTACAATGCTATGCTTATGGACTCGAAAACGCCCGAAATTGCTGGTGGCTTCCGATTGAACCATATCGTCAACGGAGTGACGCTCTTAAATCGTTTCATATACTG GACAAGTAGTTCCGGTCGCTGCAACTGTCACCAATACAAGTAA
- the LOC3292410 gene encoding nuclear pore complex protein Nup160 homolog isoform X1, with protein MSEMYREVPLIQQAIVGGNESKSLSISSGGYNAMLMDSKTPEIAGGFRLNHIVNGVTLLNRFIYWRTCRETILFSEICLDRNDIYFEMKITFEGSPVLAIQCCKTSNSPLIMIIVTTAFVHRISVEMPASMDHQKRFLHDSIISHLNENNMLDPLNCYNFTNDIGQVVPVAATVTNTSNNMQCQIAIACTNSLHLLALRIEGDKIEANCSELDHNPLTISKLIHSIADSWRGKSDSSQVVTLSFDQGMSENQTFLYTLHRNGTLRVWLLSGRCLASEYLSKYTQSSETEFHTSILRCSQSLLALYFSFQTFSEFIVIRPEVSYDSSTGAISSVVLKTQCTILAPNNDLIDFKLSDERLWTLWCNAEGETQALFYELNVEGNENIHNVWSPVILENISDKEHQPLEAGINLKDVYCNRIFQSGIFSDTVIRKSLLMFNRNIASVTTNSSGMYSSMLRLKRYAITCMENQLQLECVSLRQNGPLDEDQIQEISNGLWEKFYLYCMQYRFESSRPIGLFICEKEQKNTSFFNAGIIREKYVSFFRICDGVEVAFFAPIIYDRLWPIENVLKDEHEMMLLVTFLSEVEQALTMDQKDKLDSFIHQRQGWENNDNNLSLIGAAQHQLLVLKLLPGFLQRISNLPKAIEKFLEYLQPVNKEQYISECQTKSLGCTVYGSNELSNEIALSTAKQTIQLRYILLRNLLLVQHVMERHSHFHYHIIDAIQSKIRPDTENTLRCYHVMNWIAHRQLDIDWTKCNNIQTSFSFNARTSVTLLQAYAVSQLSNEILFRTNAVSSLHTINLLTLRQKTNLIIAYICPSSDDFLFGEWLSKNELHVHIDEYVRLLCNWCQWNSCSRNFIKAKSCLAIGDTFKALDLFPLSWKGIHNERMLKKILSQDEKLPVITPYASLSAFHLKLIRLFRKYGAHDGVLKLVHSGIDNTLQPVQQTMFQSIEFSCHVDLGHYEEAYNTLIKNCEPARKKDCLRQLVCLLFAVRRLDILLDLPYYGLEEEFTSIVGMSARSADISDCIQYDFLYSFYMNKKNLRRSAIISYEECMRNCFECSSLNHLNRYFNCIMKCLNSLSVTKESYAWIDCPIIDKIEASHIAQDDKIEIVDAKRLEEQLITVHCALLLSTKNDGCKLVTSLDATNLISLMLKQKLYRSAMKLARCRARSMVPTIYEHLTSSCIEASSSANFTASTIDAIEDYAGIPWLNDNGVSDVLSVSHSVTSVWNYLRYTLDQEEDTLVIDAYLAVLNRILSRCAYIPSWLKNWCFENIPIQFIRAYLRHGRLEEAYEYTIELFRTIFFSAGRFNQHTIFPLTMCEYLLYELDNSSIHDKVSTINGSNLPNAKTNLFFFS; from the exons ATGTCTGAAATGTACAGAGAAGTTCCTTTGATCCAGCAAGCAATTGTTGGTGGCAACGAATCAAAATCGCTCAGCATTTCTTCTG GTGGTTACAATGCTATGCTTATGGACTCGAAAACGCCCGAAATTGCTGGTGGCTTCCGATTGAACCATATCGTCAACGGAGTGACGCTCTTAAATCGTTTCATATACTG GCGAACATGCAGAGAAACCATTTTATTTAGCGAAATATGTTTGGACAGAAACGACATTtactttgaaatgaaaataacttttGAAGGAAGTCCTGTTCTTGCAATACAATGCTGCAAAACTTCAAATTCTCCATTAATCATGATAATCGTTACAACTGCTTTTGTTCATCGGATATCAGTTGAAATGCCTGCATCAATGGATCACCAGAAACGCTTTCTACATGATTCTATTATTTCTCAtctaaatgaaaacaacatgTTGGATCCTTTAAACTGTTATAATTTTACTAATGATATAG GACAAGTAGTTCCGGTCGCTGCAACTGTCACCAATACAAGTAATAATATGCAATGCCAAATTGCAATCGCATGTACAAATTCTCTTCATTTACTGGCGTTAAGAATAGAAGGCGATAAAATTGAGGCTAACTGCTCTGAACTCGATCACAATCCTTTAACCATCTCCAAATTAATTCATTCAATTGCTGATTCTTGGCGAGGAAAATCTGATTCTAGTCAAGTAGTCACATTGTCATTTGACCAAGGGATGTCAGAGAATCAAACATTCCTTTATACGTTGCATCGAAATGGAACATTGCGCGTATGGCTCCTTAGTGGCCGATGTTTGGCTTCGGAATATTTGTCAAAATACACCCAAAGCAGTGAAACAGAAT TTCATACTTCTATCTTACGGTGCTCACAGTCATTGCTAGCCTTATATTTTTCGTTTCAAACGTTTTCGGAGTTCATAGTTATACGTCCAGAAGTTTCATACGATTCTAGTACGGGAGCTATTTCATCGGTTGTATTGAAAACACAATGTACTATTTTAGCGCCGAATAACGATCTTATTGATTTCAAACTAAGTGATGAGCGTTTATGGACATTATGGTGCAACGCTGAAGGTGAAACACAAGCATTGTTTTATGAACTTAACGTCGAAGGTAATGAAAATATACATAATGTGTGGTCTCCTGTAATTTTGGAAAACATAAGCGATAAAGAACATCAACCACTAGAAGCTGGCATTAACCTGAAAGATGTCTACTGTAATCGCATTTTTCAGTCTGGTATTTTTTCAGATACAGTTATCAGAAAATCGCTGTTG aTGTTTAATCGTAATATTGCAAGTGTAACAACTAATTCAAGTGGAATGTATTCTAGCATGCTTAGATTGAAGCGTTACGCAATAACTTGCATGGAAAACCAGTTACAATTAGAATGCGTCTCGTTGCGACAAAATGGCCCTTTGGACGAGGATCAAATACAAGAAATATCAAATGGTCTTTGGGAGAAATTTTACTTGTATTGCATGCAGTACCGGTTTGAATCTTCTCGACCAATTGGATTGTTCATTTgcgaaaaagaacaaaaaaatacatcattttTTAATGCTGGAATAATAAGAGAAAAATATGTTAGTTTCTTTCGCATTTGTGACGGCGTAGAGGTTGCGTTTTTTGCGCCAATCATTTATGATCGCTTATGGCCCATCGAAAATGTGCTTAAAGACGAGCACGAAATGATGCTCCTTGTGACATTTTTGAGTGAAGTCGAACAAGCACTTACCATGGATCAAAAAGATAAACTCGACAGTTTCATACATCAACGGCAAGGATGggaaaacaacgataataattTATCGCTTATAGGAGCAGCTCAACATCAACTTCTAGTGCTT AAATTGTTACCTGGTTTTTTACAACGCATTTCTAATTTGCCAAAAGCAATCGAGAAATTTCTTGAGTACTTACAACCAGTAAATAAAGAACAATATATTTCAGAATGTCAGACAAAATCACTTGGATGTACAGTATACGGTAGTAATGAATTATCTAATGAAATAGCATtatcaacagcaaaacaaacaatacagTTGCGATATATCCTACTACGTAACCTGTTACTGGTACAACACGTAATGGAACGTCATAGCCATTTCCACTATCATATCATCGATGCAATACAGTCAAAAATTCGTCCAGACACTGAAAACACATTAAGATGTTATCATGTTATGAATTGGATAGCACACAGGCAATTAGATATTGACTGGACCAAATG CAACAACATCCAAACCTCTTTTTCGTTCAACGCTCGAACATCTGTCACTTTACTACAAGCTTACGCAGTTTCTCAACTGAGTAATGAGATATTGTTTAGAACAAACGCAGTATCGTCACTTCATACAATTAATCTACTAACCTTGCGACAGAAAACAAACTTAATTATTGCGTACAT CTGTCCCTCTAGTGATGATTTCTTGTTCGGTGAATGGCTTTCGAAGAATGAGTTACATGTACATATAGACGAGTATGTTCGTTTGTTATGCAATTGGTGCCAATGGAACAGCTGCTCAA GAAACTTCATTAAAGCAAAGTCTTGCCTGGCGATAGGAGATACATTTAAAGCACTTGATCTTTTCCCGTTATCTTGGAAAGGAATACATAATGAGcgaatgttgaaaaaaatcttGTCCCAAGATGAAAAATTACCTGTTATAACGCCATATGCCTCACTTTCTGCATTTCATTTGAAACTTATTCGTCTTTTTCGAAAATATGGAGCTCATGATGGTGTTCTCAAATTAGTGCATTCTGGAATCGACAATACGCTTCAACCAGTACAGCAG ACTATGTTTCAGAGCATTGAATTCAGCTGCCACGTTGATTTGGGACATTATGAAGAAGCCTATAACACTCTAATAAAAAATTGTGAACCAGCACGCAAAAAAGATTGTTTGAGACAATTAGTTTGTCTATTGTTTGCTGTGAGACGTTTGGATATACTTTTAGATTTACCTTACTATGGATTGGAAGAAGAATTCACCAGCATTGTAGGCATGAGTGCTCGTTCTGCAGATATCAGTGATTGCATACAATATGATTTTCTGTATTCATTttatatgaacaaaaaaaatttacGTAGAA gCGCTATTATATCTTATGAAGAATGCATGAGAAATTGTTTTGAATGTAGCAGTCTCAATCACCTTAACAGATACTTTAATTGTATAatgaaatgtttaaattcgTTGAGCGTCACCAAAGAATCTTATGCTTGGATTGATTGTCCAATCATCGATAAAATCGAG gCAAGCCATATCGCCCAGGACgacaaaattgaaatagttgATGCAAAACGACTTGAAGAACAGCTAATAACTGTGCATTGTGCTCTTTTGCTTTCTACAAAAAATGACGGTTGCAAGCTTGTTACATCGCTTGATGCCACCAATCTAATTTCATTAATGTTGAAGCAAAAACTATATCGTTCTGCAATGAAATTAGCGCGATGCCGTGCGCGGTCCATGGTGCCAACCATTTACGAACATTTAACGAGCTCCTGCATAGAAGCATCCTCTTCCGCGAATTTTACTGCGTCGACGATTGATGCAATTGAAGATTATGCTGGTATACCATGGCTAAATGATAATGGTGTGTCAGATGTATTGTCTGTTTCTCATAGTGTTACATCTGTATGGAACTATCTACGTTATACTTTGGACCAAGAAGAGGATACTCTGGTTATCGACGCATATTTGGCGGTACTTAATCGCATTCTATCAAGATGTGCGTATATTCCGTCATGGCTGAAAAACTGGTGCTTCGAAAATATACCCATCCAGTTCATTCGTGCTTATCTACGCCATGGTCGTTTGGAAGAAGCTTACGAATATACAATAGAGTTGTTTCggacgattttttttagtgCCGGCCGATTTAATCAGCATACAATTTTCCCACTAACGATGTGTGAGTATTTGCTGTATGAACTGGATAATTCTTCAATCCATGATAAAGTGAGTACAATCAATGGAAGTAATTTACCCAATGCAAAAactaatcttttttttttctcttag